Sequence from the Hylaeus volcanicus isolate JK05 chromosome 1, UHH_iyHylVolc1.0_haploid, whole genome shotgun sequence genome:
ccgggaggaattcccgtccCAACCGGGATcatcccgcacacccctagtTTAAGAGCACTTGAATcaattttcgcaatttttgttttgaaaaattcgatcaattttaGGATTCTTACTTCAAATACAGGATTCGGAGTTTCTTACCTCTTACTTCAAACACAAGATTCGCGTTGTCTGTATAAAGAACCAGTATTTATAACTTACAACTCGTTCAGCCTTAAACATATACGGCAGTTAAGTGTGGGAAACTCAGTTAGAGATAACAAATAGTCACGTTTTTTTACGTATGATGTACATGCTTTAATAGGCTGCTCGgtttttaattgtatacattGTTAATGGGATAGATAACTTAGTATCGCGTCATTGTTACACAGTTTTCCTGTTTACTACTTTTACTGTGCTGTTTCTTTNNNNNNNNNNAACTAAATGACACTGAACGACTGCGTTAGACGgaacgtataaatattaagtCACATGGTGATAACTATAGTTGAAATTCATGTAAAGGTATCTACGTTATTATACAACTAAATTGTATGTATGCTTTTACTGCAGAAAAACGGTCATAAGAAATTGTGCCcataattatgaaagtggGCTAACAGGTCTTCTAAACCGtatatttcttgtttcgagatatttaagaaattgcatttggataaattaataaaatattttaaaaatttgaattcacttagaccaataataattattaaaaattatgtggTTGAAATAAGGTAAATCACCTCTTATCGCTGCGCATACAATAATTACATAacgttaaattgaataaatttgtatttctctgaaaatttatCTACACAACATGTATTCACCAAAAAgggtatacaaaaattacacaaCATTATCTTATCGTAAAACAATCTTTTATTCTTGCAAAAACTCCAACAATTCTTATAACAAGAAACCATTCGCATTATTATTCATcatcatatttttacagttcTTTCGTCCTTAACGATATCGGTTCCGTCTTTATTTACACCTTCACAGTAGTTGTTAATAACACGCGATGTACGTTTTACGTTCGAATTCttaacgaaaaaattaatcattcacattcaaatttacAATACCCCGTAGTCTTCCTTAATCATGTCAACGCCCTTTTCAGCGATCATTATCGTCGCTGCTTGTGTGTTTCCAGAAGTGACTCTCGGCATGATCGAAGCATCGATCACACGTAGTCTACTAACGCCATGCACCTTCAGTCTGGGGTCGACCACAGCCATGGAATCATTCGCGGGACCCATTTTGCACGTTCCGCATACGTGATAAATTGTCCTTGTGAAATATCTGGAGAGGCATTTCAGATAGTCGTCAGACATCATCTCAAATCCAGCGCAAGCATTGATAGGGTTGTGATGTGCTCGAGCGTTCAATTTCTTCATCGTTGGGGTCTCGCTCAGTTTGTGTGCAATTTTCGCTCCTTCGATCtgttaatttagaaattcatcacattaacactaaacctactaCGACCGGTCGAATGatcgtttccaaatttttctatacaattcTTATAAgctatatatgaattatacgAGTTTGCATTTTTGCTATCGGTGAATAAAAATCTTCtaaaatttccttttgttGAAACCTTCTTACGATCGATCCAACttggaaattattcaaaaattcatggaTGTTAGCACGTTCTTAAACATTAGGAGTCCTATATTTGTTGGAGCATATATTTCTTACGAGTGCTATGTTCTCTTACCAGAACTTCGATATCATTCGGATCCTGGAAAAAGTTGGAAACGATGACCGGATGGTCATTGACATCCGTTGTGCGCAACTTGATGTATCCTTTGCTTTTAGGCCTCAAATTGAGAGGGGTGATCGAGTACGAATGTTGCTTCAGGATATCCTCGCACCACTTCGCGTGGTATTCGTCTTCGATTTGCATAATTGCATTGAGACAACCGTGAACGACGCTGGCATCCGAGGAAATCAGAAACTGAATGTCGGGGTAATCGTCAGCGGGGTCTGCGTATCTGAAAACAGTTTGTTTCACTAAATGTGTGTATAATACGATGCCtttggatttagaaaatacagcaggcgtgacgagatattaatgacagaagtttcgggttaggttggaatcgcagttttacgagtaaaagatacgtggtaacgccagcgccagtatacacggtggcgtataattttttatgtacttggcgccgagacgctatcGTGTCTCTAGATATAATAATGTGtctaattaaaagagaaaaagtaaAAGCATACTTCTCCATTTTTATCGTGCTAAAAAATTCGCAAAATATGTTATAATGCGAGAAGCTTACTTGGTGTTGACAAAAGCGGTAGCTTCGGTGAAGTATGCCCCGTAAAAGGGTCCAGTGTGGTCTACAGCGAACTCCACAGCAGCTTGCGGAGTAACAGTATCTGCCAGAATGTATGTGAAAGGATAGTCACCCTTGTAGTCCGCTGGTGGATCCACCAAGTAGGTCAAACCACCCACACCCACGTGGTCCTGAAGATTCTGGCCCACGCCGGGTGCGTCTACCACCACGGAGACTCCTACTTCTTCCAAATGTTCCTTGGGACCGATACCAGACAGCATCAACAGTTGCGGCGATTGTAGCGAACCAGTTGATAGGATAACCTCGCGATTAGCTTTCACCTCCTTCAGCGCTCCATCCACACGGAATTGCACTCCGTATGCAACTTTCTTCTCCTCTTCTGTGAATCAAAAAAGGCAATCGTTCAGTTTGGGGGCAAGTTTGGATACTTTCGTTCcagttaattttcttttatacagttttgtttaattttgactAGTGTTGTTCAATTTTAGTGGTTTCTTTTGTGTTTCGTTCAGTTTTATCAGGTTTTATTGAGTTTTATCGAGGCTCCTTGTGgttcctttaattttgttcatttctggACAGCTTTGTCCCATTTAGTTTagtttcgttcaattttactGAATCATTCATTGCCTCCTTACTGATTTTTTTCGACATTTTGAAAActtgatacaaattttttgccATGATATTCTCATTCTGAAAGGTTTAAACTAATATCCTGAATTTTTATGAGTCGTTCGGAACGATACTGGCAACGCGGAAGTCGTTTAAACATGGCTGGGGTCATTGGGACCCCCTGTGACCGGCGCGTTATTTCCAGAATTTGTGACCTTTGAGGGTCAAAGGGCTAATAATACTCGCCTGTACGAATTAAAATCTTCTCCACCATTGATAGTATACCGACATGCAGATTCTCCCTCTTGGAAGCTGGGCGAAGGAAACCCTTGGCAGTACTGCAACGCAGCCCGTCTCTCAGAAAGCTGTGCGATATCATAAATCCACTTTGTTTTCCAGCGTTCGCATCCAGTATTTCGTATCCCATCTCGGTACCAGCGTTCACCAAGTGATTAGTTATAGGTGTACGATATCTGTAATGTTCGATGCTCAGTCCTCCGCCAGTGCTGTGATAGGAGGATCCTTTGAATTCGTCGATCCTCATGTCTTGagatttcttgaaatatttgaaaatgctGTCGTGTTCCCATCCTGGATTGCCCTGCGCCGCCCAGTAATCGTAATCTTTCTTGTTGCCACGGCTGTACATCATACCGTTTAGAATAGTAGTTCCCCCGAG
This genomic interval carries:
- the LOC128872014 gene encoding glucose dehydrogenase [FAD, quinone]-like — encoded protein: MAIIPLLSGTHVATILAPVLVSVAIMNSLISVLRPDIGDRENRIKPISAGEMKTDYDFIVVGGGGAGAVVANRLSEIDKWSVLLLEAGPDEPEICDVPFAYNFLQGTPLDWQFKPEPSNASCLAMKNHQCTWPRGKALGGTTILNGMMYSRGNKKDYDYWAAQGNPGWEHDSIFKYFKKSQDMRIDEFKGSSYHSTGGGLSIEHYRYRTPITNHLVNAGTEMGYEILDANAGKQSGFMISHSFLRDGLRCSTAKGFLRPASKRENLHVGILSMVEKILIRTEEEKKVAYGVQFRVDGALKEVKANREVILSTGSLQSPQLLMLSGIGPKEHLEEVGVSVVVDAPGVGQNLQDHVGVGGLTYLVDPPADYKGDYPFTYILADTVTPQAAVEFAVDHTGPFYGAYFTEATAFVNTKYADPADDYPDIQFLISSDASVVHGCLNAIMQIEDEYHAKWCEDILKQHSYSITPLNLRPKSKGYIKLRTTDVNDHPVIVSNFFQDPNDIEVLIEGAKIAHKLSETPTMKKLNARAHHNPINACAGFEMMSDDYLKCLSRYFTRTIYHVCGTCKMGPANDSMAVVDPRLKVHGVSRLRVIDASIMPRVTSGNTQAATIMIAEKGVDMIKEDYGVL